One segment of Pseudophryne corroboree isolate aPseCor3 chromosome 3 unlocalized genomic scaffold, aPseCor3.hap2 SUPER_3_unloc_5, whole genome shotgun sequence DNA contains the following:
- the LOC134984330 gene encoding zinc finger protein 260-like — protein sequence MLSPDCDIKDNDSRPDSPGDNPITPIIHPALSADSSDTGKCSPDHSDIGASVTALRVVTVFPCSIDTKCFTQNTNLITYQPAKAGERPFPCSECGKCFAYKSDLVRHERSHTGEKPYSCSECRKCFAQKSALVVHQRSHTGEKPYSCSECGKCFALKSHLVNHQRSHTGEKPYSCSECGKCFAQKSHLVIHQRSHTGEKPYSCSECGKCFVHKSVLVTHQRSHTGEMPYSCFECRKCFTYKSNLVTHQRSHTGEKPYSCSECGKCFAQKSVLVQHERTHTGEKPYSCSECRKCFAQKSFLATHQRSHTGEKPYSCAECGKCFAHRSHFVIHQHAHTGEMPFSCSECGKCFPRKSGLVEHERSHTGEMPYSCSECGKCFARKSHLVNHQRSHTGEKPYSCSQCRKCFAQNSALVTHQRSHTGEKPYSCSECGKCFALKSHLVIHQRSHTGEKPFSCSECGKCFALKSHLVIHQRSHTGEKPFSCSECGKCFVRKSDLVTHQRSHTGEMPYSCFECRKCFTQKSALVVHQRSHTGEKPYSCSACKKCFARKSHLVLHQRSHTGEKPYSCSECGKCFAQKSNLVTHQRSHTGEKPFSCRERNKSALVEHIRHYPSTEPFKSSGV from the coding sequence atgttatccccggattgtgacataaaagataatgacagtagaccggattctccaggagataaccccattaccccaattatacatccagctctatcagctgattccTCTGatactgggaaatgttctcctgatcactccgatattggtgcatctgttacagctctgagagtagttaCAGTATTTCCGTGTTCTATAgataccaaatgttttacacagaacacaaaccttattacctatcagccagctaaggcaggtgagaggccatttccatgttctgagtgtgggaaatgttttgcatataaatcagatcttgttagacatgagagaagtcacacaggtgagaagccatattcctgttctgagtgtaggaaatgttttgcacagaaatcagctcttgttgtacatcagagaagtcacacaggtgagaagccatattcctgttctgagtgtgggaaatgttttgcactgaaatcacatcttgttaatcatcagagaagtcacacaggtgagaagccgtattcctgttctgagtgtgggaaatgttttgcacagaaatcacatcttgttatacatcagagaagtcacacaggtgagaagccgtattcctgttctgagtgtgggaaatgttttgtacataaATCAGTtcttgtcacacatcagagaagtcacacaggtgagatgccatattcctgttttgagtgtaggaaatgttttacatataaatcaaatcttgtaacacatcagagaagtcacacaggtgagaagccatattcctgttctgagtgtgggaaatgttttgcacagaaatcagttcttgttcaacatgagagaactcatacaggtgagaagccatattcctgttctgagtgtaggaaatgttttgcacagaaatcatttcttgctacacatcagagaagtcacacaggtgagaagccgtattcctgtgctgagtgtgggaaatgttttgcacatagatCACATTTTGTAATTcatcagcatgctcacacaggtgagatgccattttcctgttctgagtgtgggaaatgttttccacggaaatcaggtcttgttgaacatgaaagaagtcacacaggtgagatgccatattcctgttctgagtgtgggaaatgttttgcacggaaatcacatcttgttaatcatcagagaagtcacacaggtgagaaaccatattcctgttctcagtgtaggaaatgttttgcacagaattcagctcttgttacacatcagagaagtcacacaggtgagaagccgtattcctgttctgagtgtgggaaatgttttgcactgaaatcacatcttgttatacatcagagaagtcacacaggtgagaagccattttcctgttctgagtgtgggaaatgttttgcactgaaatcacatcttgttatacatcagagaagtcacacaggtgagaagccattttcctgttctgagtgtgggaaatgttttgtacggaaatcagatcttgtcacacatcagagaagtcacacaggtgagatgccatattcctgttttgagtgtaggaaatgtttcacacagaaatcagctcttgttgtacatcagagaagtcacacaggtgagaagccgtattcctgttctgcgtgtaagaaatgttttgcacggaaatcacatcttgttctacatcagagaagtcatacaggtgagaagccgtattcctgttctgagtgtgggaaatgttttgcacagaaatcaaatcttgttacacatcagaggagtcacacaggtgagaagccattttcatgccgtgagagaaataaatctgctcttgttgaacacattagacattacccaagtacggaaccatttaaatcttctggagtataa